In one window of Cellulophaga sp. HaHa_2_95 DNA:
- a CDS encoding 4Fe-4S dicluster domain-containing protein, with protein MKIIQKIGLIIFLIGLAVFTAVPLLGTFKLDQNSFDSIVAEKNIKSEVFIADINQNVVGKEFSGMQGLSPLVANALDNANETHVKNKEYDKKIYTSSSDMATLIGKKSGTGFIANNKGIMWFLTFGLAIIGALMYILPNAILLGKKGIKNDGVYHESATNKGWIAWMVFIFLVSFYLVLYFASEYAVNWTFIVDPISESLSGNPAGHWFVYGFMYCVVMTVMAARMYIKYRHNVYQMVRTTSVLFFQIVFAFLIPEIMVRLQMPYYDFKNAFPLDYDFFFQWNLKSLLNSGGIGLFILVWGIVLTLVFVPVMVYFFGKRWYCSWVCGCGGLAETLGDPYRQHSSKSLFSWKVERWLIHGVLLFALVMTALTLYSFFAETGTVLGIKTSSIQNLYSLLIGSIFAGVIGTGFYPIFGNRVWCRFGCPLAAYLGFVQRFKSRFRITTNGGQCISCGNCSTYCEQGIDVRAYAQKGENIVRSSCVGCGVCSAVCPRGVLKLENGPEEGRINSTEVLLGNDVDLMELVNKK; from the coding sequence ATGAAAATAATACAAAAAATTGGCCTTATTATCTTTTTGATAGGCTTAGCTGTCTTCACCGCTGTTCCATTATTAGGAACCTTTAAATTAGATCAGAATTCATTTGATAGCATTGTTGCTGAAAAAAATATAAAAAGCGAAGTTTTCATAGCGGATATAAATCAAAATGTTGTAGGTAAAGAGTTTTCTGGAATGCAAGGATTATCACCTCTTGTAGCAAATGCTTTAGACAACGCTAATGAAACCCACGTAAAAAATAAAGAATACGACAAAAAAATATATACCAGCTCTAGTGACATGGCTACGCTTATTGGTAAAAAATCAGGAACAGGTTTTATTGCTAATAACAAAGGCATCATGTGGTTCTTAACTTTTGGCTTAGCCATTATTGGAGCGTTAATGTACATTTTACCTAATGCTATATTATTAGGTAAAAAGGGTATTAAAAATGATGGCGTTTACCATGAAAGTGCCACCAATAAAGGGTGGATAGCATGGATGGTCTTTATTTTCTTAGTTTCTTTTTACCTTGTACTCTATTTTGCATCAGAATACGCCGTAAACTGGACCTTCATAGTAGATCCTATCAGTGAAAGCTTAAGCGGTAATCCTGCCGGACACTGGTTCGTATACGGATTTATGTATTGTGTTGTAATGACGGTAATGGCTGCAAGAATGTATATTAAATACCGCCATAATGTGTATCAAATGGTGCGTACAACATCGGTATTATTCTTTCAAATTGTATTTGCTTTTCTTATCCCTGAAATAATGGTGCGTTTACAAATGCCATACTATGATTTCAAGAATGCTTTTCCTTTAGATTATGATTTCTTTTTTCAATGGAATTTGAAATCGCTGTTAAACAGTGGTGGTATTGGTCTTTTTATTTTAGTTTGGGGTATTGTATTAACCTTGGTTTTTGTTCCTGTCATGGTTTATTTCTTTGGTAAAAGATGGTATTGCTCTTGGGTATGTGGCTGCGGTGGTCTTGCAGAGACCTTAGGGGACCCTTACAGACAACACTCTAGCAAATCTTTGTTCTCTTGGAAAGTAGAACGTTGGTTAATTCACGGTGTATTATTATTTGCATTAGTCATGACAGCCTTAACCTTATATAGCTTTTTTGCAGAAACAGGAACCGTATTAGGAATTAAAACCTCTAGTATTCAAAATTTATATAGCTTATTAATTGGTTCTATTTTCGCTGGAGTTATTGGAACAGGGTTTTATCCGATTTTTGGAAATAGAGTTTGGTGTAGATTTGGTTGTCCGTTAGCTGCTTACCTCGGATTTGTACAGCGTTTCAAATCACGCTTTAGAATTACTACAAACGGAGGACAATGTATTTCTTGTGGTAACTGTTCTACGTATTGCGAGCAAGGTATTGATGTTAGGGCTTATGCTCAAAAAGGAGAAAACATTGTACGTTCTAGTTGTGTTGGTTGTGGCGTATGTTCTGCTGTCTGCCCTAGAGGAGTTCTAAAATTAGAAAACGGACCAGAAGAAGGAAGAATTAATTCTACAGAAGTACTTTTAGGAAATGATGTTGATTTAATGGAACTAGTGAACAAAAAATAA
- a CDS encoding NAD(P)/FAD-dependent oxidoreductase, with translation MENIVIIGNGIAGVTAARHIRKLSDKKITIISAESEYFFSRTALMYVYMGHMKFEHTQPYENWFWKKNRIELLNAFVASVDHENKSLKLKGGTSVSYDKLIIATGSKPNKFGWPGQDLKGVQGLYSKQDLEQLEKNAPNKEVCNRAVIVGGGLIGIEMAEMLRSRKIPVTFLVRENSFWNGVLPKGESQLINEHILDHHIDLRLETNLEEIISDENGHAKAIRTDKGDTIECSVVGLTAGVAPNIDFLKDSGIELGRGVKVNRFLETNIKDIYAIGDCAEQHEGIGNRRPIEAVWYTGRMMGETLAQTLCGNPTEYKPGHWFNSAKFLDIEYQTYGWVFSERSKQDHEEHFHWRHAKENICLTIAIHKDTRQFLGINTFGIRMRHEIFDRWLTENKNIDFVIEHLKDANFDPEFFKAYEQEIVSKFNSTYNTNISVKKKSWKRIFSKA, from the coding sequence ATGGAAAACATTGTCATTATTGGAAATGGAATAGCAGGTGTTACAGCCGCTAGACACATTCGAAAATTATCTGATAAAAAAATTACAATCATCTCTGCAGAAAGTGAATATTTCTTCTCTAGAACCGCCTTAATGTATGTGTACATGGGGCATATGAAGTTTGAACATACACAACCGTATGAGAATTGGTTTTGGAAGAAGAATAGAATTGAGTTATTAAATGCTTTTGTAGCAAGCGTAGATCACGAGAATAAAAGCCTGAAACTAAAAGGTGGAACATCTGTTTCATATGATAAGTTAATTATAGCTACAGGATCTAAACCTAATAAATTTGGTTGGCCAGGTCAAGACCTAAAAGGCGTCCAAGGGCTATACTCTAAACAAGATTTAGAACAGCTTGAAAAAAATGCTCCAAACAAAGAAGTATGTAATAGAGCTGTAATTGTTGGCGGCGGACTTATAGGTATAGAGATGGCGGAAATGCTTCGCAGCAGAAAAATTCCTGTCACTTTTTTAGTGCGAGAAAATAGTTTTTGGAATGGCGTTTTACCGAAAGGAGAATCACAACTAATTAATGAGCATATTTTAGATCACCATATAGATTTACGCTTAGAGACTAATTTAGAAGAAATTATTTCTGATGAAAACGGTCATGCAAAAGCGATTAGAACAGACAAAGGAGATACCATTGAATGCTCTGTTGTTGGACTAACAGCAGGAGTTGCCCCAAATATTGATTTTCTTAAAGATTCTGGTATTGAACTGGGCAGAGGCGTAAAAGTAAATAGATTTTTAGAAACTAATATCAAGGACATCTACGCTATTGGCGATTGTGCGGAACAGCATGAAGGTATTGGCAACAGAAGACCTATTGAAGCTGTTTGGTATACCGGAAGAATGATGGGAGAAACCCTTGCACAGACTTTATGTGGCAACCCAACAGAATACAAACCTGGACACTGGTTTAATTCTGCCAAATTTTTAGATATTGAATACCAAACATATGGTTGGGTATTTAGCGAACGAAGCAAACAAGACCATGAAGAACATTTTCATTGGCGCCATGCTAAAGAAAATATCTGCCTAACAATTGCCATACATAAAGATACTAGACAATTCTTAGGAATAAACACCTTTGGTATAAGAATGAGGCACGAAATTTTTGACCGCTGGCTCACAGAAAACAAAAATATAGATTTTGTCATTGAGCATTTAAAAGATGCCAATTTTGACCCCGAATTCTTCAAAGCTTACGAGCAGGAAATTGTAAGCAAATTTAATAGCACCTACAACACCAACATCAGTGTCAAGAAAAAAAGTTGGAAAAGAATTTTTAGTAAAGCTTAA
- a CDS encoding DUF547 domain-containing protein, with amino-acid sequence MKKSVSIVFFLIGINFSFSQSTTDFIYKADAFFKMYVTDGSVNYKAVKKNKTDLLDLKTMLATQTVAKENTKEYQAFWINAYNISVIDGVVANYPIKSPLDVAGFFDKITYKIGGTNITLNDIENKKLRAEFPKEARFHFVLVCAGLGCPPIINTAYKAATLDHQLTQQTKKAINNPSFIMVEKNKVKISQLFEWYKKDFLQKDASVTDFINRYKAEKLPEGAKVGYYSYDWRLNETK; translated from the coding sequence ATGAAAAAGAGTGTAAGTATAGTATTTTTTTTAATAGGAATTAATTTTAGTTTCTCACAGTCAACTACAGATTTTATTTACAAAGCAGATGCTTTTTTTAAAATGTATGTGACTGATGGTAGCGTTAATTATAAAGCAGTAAAGAAGAATAAAACCGATTTATTAGATTTAAAAACAATGCTGGCAACGCAAACTGTTGCTAAGGAAAACACGAAGGAGTATCAAGCTTTTTGGATCAATGCGTATAATATATCTGTAATTGACGGTGTAGTTGCTAATTACCCTATAAAATCTCCTTTAGATGTAGCAGGCTTTTTTGATAAAATCACCTATAAAATAGGAGGAACAAACATCACCCTTAATGATATAGAAAATAAGAAATTAAGAGCAGAGTTTCCTAAAGAAGCACGCTTTCATTTTGTGTTAGTCTGTGCAGGTTTAGGTTGTCCTCCGATAATTAATACAGCTTATAAAGCAGCTACATTAGACCATCAACTTACGCAACAAACAAAGAAAGCAATCAACAACCCAAGTTTTATTATGGTAGAAAAGAATAAAGTAAAAATCTCTCAATTATTTGAGTGGTATAAAAAAGATTTTTTACAAAAAGATGCATCTGTAACGGATTTCATCAATAGATATAAAGCCGAAAAACTTCCAGAAGGGGCAAAAGTGGGCTATTACAGCTATGATTGGCGCCTAAACGAAACTAAATAA
- a CDS encoding transporter — protein MKNKNYIALAVLVLATSFGFAQDEEEKSNIQQYTPSKLIGKGQYDVKWFNNLYTQTESTFSDGKEPRQTFFTSSLEAYTGVGENKRWNVGAILEFRSNVINDRSALDVFKFDGEDSSARSGLTSIAPSVKFVPFTAVSNFSIQSSFFIPLVDNETENGVFLDQKGYTWQNRFFYDYTFPGDKWQLFSELNSELHFGDKEESFANNSLSLTPGLFLSYFPSSKFTVLALAQHSQRLDLGNDFSQDFTAVGGGAKYQLTKALNLELLYTNFVRGSNTGLGETFNLGLRGIF, from the coding sequence ATGAAAAACAAAAATTACATAGCATTGGCAGTATTGGTCTTAGCAACCTCATTTGGGTTTGCACAAGATGAAGAGGAGAAAAGTAATATTCAACAATATACCCCTTCAAAATTAATAGGGAAAGGACAGTATGATGTAAAATGGTTTAATAACTTATATACGCAAACAGAGAGTACTTTTTCTGATGGAAAAGAACCAAGACAAACATTTTTCACCTCTAGTTTAGAAGCGTATACAGGTGTTGGCGAAAATAAAAGATGGAATGTTGGTGCTATTCTAGAATTTAGATCAAACGTTATTAATGATAGAAGTGCTTTGGATGTTTTTAAATTTGATGGAGAAGATTCTTCTGCTCGTTCAGGACTTACCTCAATTGCGCCTTCTGTAAAATTTGTACCTTTTACAGCAGTGAGTAATTTCAGTATTCAGAGTTCATTTTTCATTCCTTTAGTAGATAATGAAACGGAGAATGGCGTGTTCTTAGATCAAAAAGGGTATACGTGGCAAAATAGATTTTTCTATGATTATACCTTTCCGGGAGATAAATGGCAATTATTCTCTGAGCTAAATTCAGAACTTCATTTTGGTGATAAAGAAGAAAGTTTTGCGAATAATAGCTTAAGCTTAACTCCTGGGTTATTTTTAAGTTACTTTCCAAGCAGCAAATTTACGGTGCTAGCACTAGCGCAACACTCTCAAAGATTGGATTTAGGGAATGATTTTTCTCAAGATTTCACAGCCGTAGGTGGAGGGGCAAAATATCAATTAACGAAAGCATTAAATTTAGAGCTTCTGTATACAAATTTTGTTAGAGGTTCTAATACTGGACTAGGAGAAACCTTTAACTTAGGATTACGAGGTATTTTTTAA
- a CDS encoding glycoside hydrolase — protein sequence MNKIGVLLLFCIQISCSSQEKSKINGVSFVSSRIEVAQEHIQEVVDLNANHAAVMPFGFIRDLASPEVKFNTDKQWFGETKSGAKQYIEMLHKNNIAVMLKPQIWIWRGEFTGNLKMNSEAEWLTLEQSYSDFILTYAELAQEANVEMLCIGTELEQFVVNRPEYWTALILKIKERYKGKLTYAANWDEYRKVHFWNTLDYIGVDAYFPLSEDKSPSVEALKTGWQKWKTGLAEIALKEDKPILFTEYGYRSMDYTAKKPWLVDRNDENVNLEAQVNATEAIIQEFWSEDWFAGGYVWKWFIDHKQSGGGTDNRFTPQNKPAEETLRKLYKINY from the coding sequence ATGAATAAAATAGGCGTTTTGCTTCTTTTTTGTATCCAAATTTCATGTTCTAGTCAAGAAAAGAGTAAAATTAATGGGGTTAGTTTTGTGTCCTCTAGAATAGAGGTGGCGCAAGAACATATTCAAGAGGTGGTAGATTTAAATGCAAACCATGCGGCAGTCATGCCTTTTGGGTTTATTCGCGATTTAGCTTCTCCCGAAGTTAAATTTAATACGGATAAGCAGTGGTTTGGTGAAACTAAAAGTGGCGCAAAGCAATATATTGAAATGCTCCATAAGAATAATATTGCTGTGATGTTAAAACCTCAAATTTGGATATGGCGTGGGGAATTCACTGGAAATTTAAAAATGAATAGCGAAGCGGAATGGCTTACGCTTGAACAATCTTATAGTGATTTTATTTTGACTTATGCAGAATTGGCGCAAGAGGCTAATGTAGAAATGCTGTGTATAGGAACAGAGCTAGAGCAGTTTGTGGTAAACAGGCCAGAATATTGGACGGCCCTTATTCTTAAAATAAAAGAACGTTATAAAGGGAAACTTACTTACGCTGCTAATTGGGATGAATACAGGAAAGTTCATTTTTGGAATACTTTAGATTATATTGGTGTTGATGCCTATTTTCCTTTATCTGAAGATAAATCGCCATCTGTTGAGGCTCTGAAAACGGGTTGGCAAAAATGGAAAACTGGTTTAGCTGAGATAGCTTTAAAAGAAGATAAGCCTATATTATTTACAGAATATGGGTATAGAAGTATGGATTATACCGCTAAGAAACCTTGGTTGGTAGATAGGAATGATGAAAATGTAAACTTAGAGGCACAAGTAAATGCTACAGAAGCTATCATACAAGAATTTTGGTCAGAAGATTGGTTTGCGGGAGGATATGTTTGGAAGTGGTTTATAGATCACAAACAGTCTGGCGGGGGTACGGATAATAGGTTTACGCCCCAAAACAAGCCTGCAGAAGAAACCTTAAGAAAATTATATAAAATCAATTATTGA
- a CDS encoding POTRA domain-containing protein: protein MKLNYFFLSLIFMVFGTVLGQELTIKEITITGVKRTKPSFLSKIITTRKGDVLDTLALENDILKLKRLPPVANATFKINQQQEGTVAVVFAIEENFTLIPFANLFSSSNDDFAFRLGLQEFNLLGRNITLGGFYQYDIFNSYGVSIRAPYLFSDKFGLAVSYNDFTTQEPVFFSEATADYKYNNKGVEVLGLYQMNLKNTVEFGFSFFSEDYQYIDGFTSNEVPTALKVDKRLWKLLYNFEALKYHYQYLNGFKSALNLQYVHSADANLPDFIIGFNDFLFYKRVGQKGNWANRVRLGLATNSDSPFAPFTLDNNLNIRGVGNTIDRGTGAIVFNTEYRHTLIDKDWFVLQSNVFVDGGSWRNPGGELSDFSQNENIRIYPGVGLRFMHKRVFNAIFRIDYGYGVTKDATKGLVFGIGQYF, encoded by the coding sequence ATGAAATTAAATTATTTTTTCTTAAGTCTTATTTTCATGGTGTTCGGTACGGTCTTAGGGCAGGAATTAACCATTAAAGAAATTACAATAACAGGTGTAAAAAGAACCAAGCCATCTTTCTTGTCAAAAATTATTACAACAAGAAAGGGGGATGTTTTAGATACCCTTGCGTTAGAAAATGATATTCTAAAATTAAAAAGATTACCACCAGTAGCAAATGCAACTTTTAAAATAAACCAACAACAAGAGGGTACTGTAGCAGTTGTTTTTGCTATTGAAGAAAATTTTACCTTAATTCCTTTTGCAAATCTTTTTAGTTCTTCAAATGATGATTTTGCATTTCGGTTGGGTTTACAAGAATTTAATTTGTTAGGCAGGAATATTACCCTAGGTGGTTTTTATCAATACGATATATTTAATTCTTATGGTGTAAGTATCAGGGCGCCTTATTTGTTCTCTGATAAATTTGGTTTAGCCGTTAGCTATAATGATTTTACAACACAAGAGCCTGTTTTTTTTAGTGAAGCTACTGCAGATTATAAGTATAATAATAAGGGGGTGGAGGTTTTAGGCTTGTACCAAATGAACCTGAAAAATACGGTGGAGTTTGGGTTTTCTTTTTTTTCTGAAGACTATCAATATATTGATGGCTTTACAAGCAATGAAGTGCCTACAGCATTAAAAGTTGACAAACGCTTATGGAAATTACTGTATAACTTTGAAGCATTGAAGTATCATTACCAATACTTAAATGGCTTCAAAAGTGCATTAAACTTGCAGTATGTACATAGTGCAGATGCGAATCTTCCGGATTTTATTATAGGCTTTAACGATTTTCTGTTTTATAAACGTGTAGGTCAAAAAGGTAATTGGGCGAACAGAGTCCGCTTAGGGTTGGCCACTAATTCTGATAGTCCATTTGCTCCTTTTACCTTAGATAATAATTTAAATATTAGAGGGGTAGGTAATACCATAGATCGCGGTACCGGTGCCATAGTATTTAATACAGAGTATAGACATACCTTAATAGATAAAGATTGGTTTGTATTACAAAGCAATGTTTTTGTAGATGGAGGCTCTTGGCGAAACCCAGGAGGTGAATTAAGTGATTTTTCTCAGAATGAAAATATTAGAATTTATCCAGGGGTAGGTTTGCGTTTTATGCATAAAAGAGTTTTTAATGCCATTTTTAGGATAGATTATGGCTATGGAGTCACAAAAGATGCAACAAAAGGCTTAGTATTTGGAATTGGACAATATTTTTAA
- a CDS encoding N-acetylmuramoyl-L-alanine amidase yields the protein MNFEITMLKLGIKYVLLLLACATILPVSAQDSVSTVVAEKGDGILSLLRKHGVDPYDTYEEFVTMNVHNLRDSVHLYEGRTYKIPTVVENLNLKVEPKATSVTGVTYEIFGKKHAEVIAQSTKLKNNVYYLVSGHGGPDPGAMTTYVGKPISEDEYAYDVTLRLAKELLSHGAIVYVIIRDPDDGIRDERILEMDRDEVAYPNEEIPLNQVARLKQRVEIVNKLYKENKGRYQRLIVTHVDSRSKGQNIDVFFYHHEDSKNGKKLAESIHKTFEAKYKQYQPNRTYSGTFEDRTALYLVRKTHPAMTFIEIGNITNEKDQRRILDPDNRQALAKWISEGVILDYEN from the coding sequence TTGAATTTTGAAATTACCATGTTAAAATTAGGCATAAAATATGTTTTGTTACTCTTAGCTTGCGCCACTATTCTTCCGGTAAGTGCTCAGGATTCTGTAAGTACTGTAGTTGCGGAAAAAGGAGACGGAATACTCTCTTTATTAAGGAAACACGGGGTGGATCCATATGACACGTATGAGGAATTTGTAACTATGAATGTTCATAATCTTCGGGATAGTGTTCATTTATATGAAGGTAGAACATATAAAATACCTACAGTAGTTGAGAATTTAAATCTTAAGGTAGAGCCAAAAGCAACATCGGTTACGGGTGTCACTTATGAGATATTTGGTAAAAAGCATGCAGAAGTGATTGCGCAGAGTACTAAATTAAAAAATAATGTATACTATTTGGTTTCAGGGCATGGCGGTCCAGATCCTGGAGCTATGACTACCTATGTTGGGAAACCAATTTCTGAAGATGAATATGCTTACGATGTTACCTTAAGGCTTGCTAAAGAGTTGCTTTCTCATGGTGCCATAGTGTATGTCATTATTCGCGATCCTGATGACGGTATCCGAGATGAACGTATTTTGGAGATGGATAGAGATGAGGTGGCTTATCCAAATGAGGAAATTCCTTTAAATCAAGTAGCTCGATTAAAACAACGTGTAGAAATCGTTAATAAACTCTACAAAGAAAATAAAGGAAGGTATCAACGTTTGATTGTCACACATGTGGATAGTAGAAGTAAAGGTCAAAATATTGATGTTTTCTTTTACCATCACGAGGATAGTAAGAACGGTAAAAAATTGGCAGAAAGTATTCATAAAACTTTCGAAGCCAAATACAAGCAATACCAACCTAATAGAACATATTCTGGTACTTTTGAAGATAGAACTGCGCTTTATTTAGTGCGTAAAACGCATCCAGCAATGACGTTTATAGAAATTGGAAATATTACCAATGAAAAAGATCAACGTAGAATTCTGGATCCAGATAATCGACAAGCACTTGCTAAATGGATTAGTGAAGGGGTGATATTAGATTACGAAAACTAA
- a CDS encoding TIGR04283 family arsenosugar biosynthesis glycosyltransferase produces the protein MKSSNPKISIVIPVLNEEQCIKTILHYLTTHSSPEYIEEILVIDGGSTDNTVQIALEHGAKVIHSAKGRAKQLNTGAASAKGAILYFLHVDTFPPIKFDSLIVNQVKQENKVGCFLLKFDTNSRFLNFFGWLTRINLSICRGGDQSLFITKKLFDTTSGFNENYIIYEDNEFIRRIYKMSNFTILPFHVKTSTRRYDDKGKIRLQYHFGVIHLKNYLGAGPEKLYDYYRRKVAV, from the coding sequence ATGAAATCAAGTAATCCTAAAATAAGTATTGTAATCCCTGTTCTAAATGAAGAACAATGCATCAAAACAATTCTGCATTACCTCACTACACATAGTAGTCCCGAGTACATTGAAGAAATTCTTGTTATTGATGGCGGAAGCACGGATAACACGGTACAAATTGCATTAGAGCATGGCGCAAAAGTTATCCATTCCGCGAAGGGAAGAGCAAAACAGCTCAACACTGGAGCAGCTTCTGCGAAGGGTGCTATATTGTACTTCTTACACGTAGATACCTTTCCTCCTATAAAATTTGATAGTCTTATCGTTAATCAAGTGAAGCAAGAAAATAAGGTAGGATGCTTTTTACTTAAATTTGATACCAATAGTAGGTTTTTAAACTTTTTTGGATGGCTCACTAGAATTAATTTATCTATTTGTAGAGGAGGAGATCAATCGCTTTTTATTACCAAAAAATTATTTGATACCACTAGTGGTTTTAATGAAAACTATATTATTTACGAGGATAATGAATTCATAAGACGTATATACAAAATGTCCAATTTTACTATACTCCCTTTTCACGTAAAAACTTCTACCAGAAGGTATGATGATAAAGGAAAAATTAGATTACAATATCATTTTGGCGTCATTCACTTAAAAAACTATCTAGGCGCAGGTCCAGAAAAATTATACGATTACTACCGAAGAAAAGTAGCCGTTTAG
- a CDS encoding DUF547 domain-containing protein, translating into MKVFSLILFALVSFNFTSASNTAPNNKPNHAEWNRLLGKYVDQKGNVNYKGFKKDALALSTYLEGLAKNAPTDQWSKDEKLAYYINLYNAATVKLILDNYPVKSIKDIKGPWDQEWVKIGNKTYSLGNIEHKILRKMNEPRIHFAINCASYSCPKLVNTAYLPATMEAQLQKATFSFINDTTRNNISENELQLSNIFKWYKSDFTTTVSLQEYLKPYSKIAISTDAKVKYNDYDWSLNEIK; encoded by the coding sequence ATGAAAGTCTTTTCCTTAATCCTGTTTGCCCTAGTTTCTTTTAATTTTACGAGTGCAAGTAACACCGCACCCAATAACAAACCGAACCACGCTGAATGGAATAGGCTACTTGGAAAATATGTTGATCAAAAAGGTAACGTAAATTACAAAGGTTTCAAAAAAGATGCTTTAGCCTTAAGCACCTATTTAGAAGGCTTAGCAAAAAATGCTCCAACAGACCAGTGGTCCAAAGATGAAAAATTAGCTTACTATATCAACTTATACAATGCCGCTACCGTAAAATTAATTCTGGATAATTATCCCGTAAAAAGCATCAAGGACATTAAAGGTCCTTGGGATCAAGAATGGGTTAAAATTGGCAACAAAACCTATTCATTAGGAAATATTGAACATAAAATTTTACGCAAAATGAATGAACCAAGAATTCATTTTGCAATTAATTGCGCTTCTTACTCCTGTCCTAAGCTAGTAAATACGGCTTACCTTCCTGCGACAATGGAAGCACAATTACAGAAAGCAACGTTCAGTTTCATAAATGATACCACACGTAATAACATATCAGAAAATGAATTACAGCTTTCTAATATTTTTAAATGGTATAAGAGTGATTTTACAACAACGGTATCTTTACAAGAGTACCTAAAACCGTATAGCAAAATAGCAATAAGCACAGATGCTAAAGTAAAATATAATGATTACGACTGGAGCTTAAATGAAATCAAGTAA
- a CDS encoding purine-nucleoside phosphorylase produces the protein MNKKELDESVSYLIGKGFDAPEIGIVLGTGLGRLANDLEDPIEAHYNHIPYFPLATVEFHSGKLIFGTLQGKKVVVMQGRFHMYEGYDLIDVTYPIRVMHQLGIKKLFISNASGAINTDLKKGDMMLIEDHINLQGGSPLAFKNVAEFGSRFTDMSAPYDADMRKKLLAIAKKENIILKEGVYASVVGPQLETRAEYKMLKILGADAVGMSTVPEVIVANHLNLPVIAVSVLTDECNPENLKPVDINDIIAVAERTEPSMVQLFRELIKQL, from the coding sequence ATGAATAAAAAAGAATTAGACGAATCTGTAAGCTACTTAATTGGAAAAGGTTTTGACGCGCCAGAAATAGGAATTGTATTAGGCACAGGACTAGGCAGACTAGCAAATGATTTAGAAGATCCTATTGAAGCACACTACAACCATATTCCATATTTTCCACTAGCCACAGTAGAGTTTCATTCTGGAAAATTAATATTTGGCACCTTACAAGGAAAGAAAGTTGTAGTCATGCAAGGACGTTTTCATATGTATGAAGGTTATGATTTAATAGATGTCACCTATCCAATACGCGTGATGCATCAATTAGGAATTAAAAAGCTTTTTATTTCTAATGCATCGGGCGCTATTAATACCGATTTAAAAAAGGGAGACATGATGCTTATCGAAGATCATATTAACCTTCAGGGAGGCTCACCACTCGCTTTTAAAAATGTTGCCGAATTTGGCAGCAGGTTTACAGACATGAGCGCTCCATACGATGCAGATATGCGCAAGAAGCTACTCGCCATAGCTAAAAAAGAAAATATTATTTTAAAAGAAGGTGTTTACGCCTCTGTCGTTGGCCCACAATTAGAAACTAGAGCGGAATATAAAATGCTCAAAATTCTAGGAGCAGATGCAGTAGGTATGAGTACCGTTCCTGAAGTGATTGTTGCTAATCATTTAAATCTACCCGTTATCGCTGTCTCCGTTTTAACAGATGAATGCAACCCAGAAAACTTGAAACCAGTAGATATTAATGATATTATAGCTGTTGCAGAAAGAACAGAACCTAGCATGGTACAGCTCTTTAGAGAATTAATCAAACAACTTTAA
- a CDS encoding TIGR04282 family arsenosugar biosynthesis glycosyltransferase: MSKENLLLIFTRNPELGKCKTRLAASVGDKKALAIYKFLLNHTEEITKNLTIKKQLYYSEEIWKDDIWSNDIYDKKLQKGINLGLRMENAFKAGFKQGYKKIIVIGSDMYDLTQKDLENAFTQLDTSDFVVGPAEDGGYYLLGMKAVEHAVFTDKAWGTPTVLKDTLKNLEDKNTTLLQKRNDVDVIEDIKDHPAFQSFLKNNTHE, from the coding sequence GTGTCTAAAGAAAACCTTCTTTTAATTTTTACGAGAAATCCCGAACTTGGTAAATGCAAAACCAGATTAGCAGCCAGTGTTGGTGATAAAAAAGCATTAGCTATTTATAAATTCTTACTCAACCATACCGAAGAAATCACTAAAAATCTAACTATAAAAAAACAATTATATTATTCTGAGGAAATTTGGAAGGATGATATTTGGAGCAACGATATTTACGATAAGAAATTGCAAAAAGGAATTAATCTTGGACTGCGAATGGAGAATGCATTTAAAGCTGGATTTAAACAAGGGTATAAAAAAATAATTGTTATTGGTAGTGATATGTATGATCTGACCCAAAAAGATTTGGAGAATGCCTTTACACAATTGGATACATCTGATTTTGTTGTAGGACCTGCAGAAGACGGCGGTTACTACCTATTGGGCATGAAAGCAGTAGAACATGCAGTTTTCACAGATAAAGCCTGGGGCACTCCTACCGTACTAAAAGACACTTTGAAAAATTTAGAAGATAAAAACACAACCCTATTACAGAAAAGGAATGATGTTGATGTCATAGAAGATATTAAAGACCATCCCGCTTTTCAATCTTTCTTAAAAAATAACACTCATGAATAA